CCCCTATCAGCCAAGCGGCGACCAGCCGACCGCCATCGCCGAGCTCGCCCAGCGCGTCACGGGCGGGGAGAAGGACGTCGTACTGCTCGGCGCAACCGGTACGGGCAAGTCGGCGACGACCGCATGGATGATCGAGAAGCTCCAGCGTCCGACCCTGGTGATGGCACCCAACAAGACGCTCGCCGCCCAGCTGGCCAACGAATTCCGCGAGCTGCTGCCGAACAACGCGGTGGAGTATTTCGTCTCCTATTACGACTACTACCAGCCAGAGGCGTACGTCCCCCAGACGGACACCTACATCGAGAAGGACTCCTCGATCAACGAGGAGGTGGAGCGCCTCCGCCACAGCGCCACCAATTCCCTGCTCACGCGGCGTGACGTGGTGGTGGTCGCCTCCGTCTCCTGCATCTACGGCCTGGGCACCCCGCAGGAATACGTCGACCGGATGGTGCCGCTCAAGGTCGGCGAGGAGTTCGACAGGGACCAGCTGCTGCGCCGTTTCGTCGACATCCAGTACACACGCAACGACGTGTCCTTCACGAGGGGCACCTTCCGCGTCCGGGGCGACACCATCGAGATCTTCCCGGTCTACGAGGAGCTGGCCGTCCGCATCGAGATGTTCGGTGACGAGATCGAGGCCCTCTCCACGCTCCACCCCCTCACCGGCGAGGTGATCTCCGACGACCAGGAGCTGTACGTCTTCCCGGCCTCGCACTACGTGGCCGGTCCTGAGCGCATGGAGCGCGCGATCAACGCCATCGAGGCCGAGCTGACCGAGACGCTCACCTCGATGGAGAAGCAGGGCAAGCTCCTGGAGGCCCAGCGGCTGCGCATGCGCACGACCTACGACATCGAGATGATGCGCCAGATCGGCACCTGCTCGGGCATCGAGAACTACTCGCGGCACATCGACGGCCGCGACCCCGGCACAGCGCCCCACACCCTGCTGGACTACTTCCCGGACGACTTCCTGCTGGTCATCGACGAGTCCCACCAGACGGTCCCGCAGATCGGCGCGATGTACGAGGGCGACGCGGCGCGTAAGCGCACCCTGATCGACCACGGCTTCCGGCTGCCCTCGGCGATGGACAACCGCCCGCTGAAGTGGGAGGAGTTCCTGGAGCGCATCGAGCAGACGGTGTATCTGTCCGCGACCCCGGGCCCCTACGAGTTGGCCCGCTCCGACGGCTTTGTCGAGCAGGTCATCCGCCCCACCGGGCTCATCGACCCGGAGGTCGTCGTCAAGCCGACCGACGGTCAGATCGACGACCTGGTGCACGAGATCCGCGCCCGCGAGGAGCGCAACGAACGGGTGCTGGTCACCACGCTGACCAAGAAGATGGCCGAGGATCTGACCGACTATTTCGTCGAGCTGGGCATTCAGGTCCGCTATCTGCACAGCGACGTGGACACCCTGCGACGTATCGAGCTGCTGCGCGAGCTGCGCTCCGGGGAGTACGACGTCCTGGTGGGCATCAACCTCCTGCGTGAGGGCCTCGACCTGCCCGAGGTCTCCCTGGTGGCGATCCTCGACGCGGACAAGGAGGGCTTCCTGCGCTCGGGCACCTCCCTGATCCAGACGATCGGCCGCGCGGCTCGCAACGTCTCCGGCCAGGTGCACATGTACGCGGACAAGATCACCCCGGGTATGGAGCGGGCCATCGAGGAGACCAACCGCCGCCGCGAGAAGCAGACCGCCTACAACGAAGAGCACGGCATCGATCCCGAGCCGCTGCGCAAGAAGATCGGCGACATCGTCGCGGACATCGTCCGCGAGGAGATCGACACCGAGGCGCTGCTGGATACGGGCTACCGCCAGCGGGACGAGACGGGCAAGGGCGGCAAGGCGGCCAAGGGCAAGGCCCCCACCCCGGCCAAGGGCAAGGCCAAGGCCGGCGAGCTGACCGACCGGCCCGCCGCCGACCTCGCCGAGACCATCGAGGAGCTGACCGAACGTATGCGCGCCGCGGCGGCGGAGCTACAGTTCGAGGTCGCCGCCCGACTGCGTGACGAGGTGGGCGAGTTGAAGAAGGAGCTGCGCCAGATGAAGGAGGCGGGGCTGAAGTAGCGCACTGGCAGGCGAGGGGCCGCCAGACCTGCGGAGTGTTGCAAGAACGACACAAAGAAGTCGCCGCCCGACCTGGCCGTCACCCGTCTTGCGTAGGGTTCTGCGCGTGGTGGCCGCCGGTCCGTGGCGGTCACGCTGTCGAGAGGGGACGCACGTGTCGGTCAACTTGTCCAAGGGCCAGGCGATCAGCCTCCAGAAGAGTGACGGAGGCACCCTGACCGCCGTACGGATGGGGCTCGGCTGGCAGGCCGCACCGCGCCGGGGGCTCTTCGGGAAGCGCACCAAGGAGATCGACCTCGACGCCTCGGCGGTGCTCTTCGCCGACAAGCAGCCGGTCGACGTCGTCTTCTTCCGTCACCTGGTCAGCGACGACGGCTCCGTCAAGCACACCGGCGACAACCTGGTGGGCGGCGCGGGCCAGGGCGGCGACGACGAGGCGATCATGGTCGACCTCCAGCGCGTCCCCGTCCACATCGACCAGATCGTCTTCACGGTCAACTCCTTCACCGGGCAGACCTTCGCCGAGGTCGAGAACGCCTTCTGCCGCATCGTGGATGAGACCAACGGTCAGGAGATCGCCCGCTACACCCTCACCGGCGGCGGCGACTACACGGCGCAGATCATGGCCAAGGTGCACCGCCAGGGCAGCGGCTGGCAGATGACAGCCATCGGCGACGCCGCCAACGGCCGCACCTTCCAGGACCTGATCCCGGTGATCCTGCCGAAGCTCTGAGGCTGTGGGACGGGGCCGCGCGGGCCCCGAGGTGAGGTGAGTGACCGGCCCGGCCGTACGGACCGCGCGGGCCGCGACCGGCAGGGACCGACCTGCCGGTCCACAGAGGCAGTGCGACATGGGGGGCGCGAGAATGACGGCCGAGCTGGTCAGGGGGCAAAACCACCTGCTGCCCGTGACCCGGGTGGAGATCCGGGTGTCGGCGGGCACCCCGGTCATCGCCGGGGCGACGCTCAACGACGAGCAGGGACGGATGCGTGACACCGGATGGTTCGCACACCCGGCCGAGCCGCAGCTGCCCGGGCTTGAGGTCTCCCGCCAGGCCGCCGCAGTGCACCGCCTCGCCGTCGACCTGGCGGCGCTGCCCGAGGACGCGCACCGGGTCAACGTCCTGCTGGCCCTGCCCGCCGGAGTCGGCGGGCCCACCAGCTTCGCGGGGCTGGCCACGCCCTTCGTCGCCGTCACCGGCCTGGACGGTGAGGAGATCGCCAGCTACACCGTCGAAGGGCTGAGCGCCGAGTCCGCCGTCGTCACGCTGGAGCTGTACCGCAAGCAGGACGCGTGGAAGGTGCGCGCCGTCGGCCAGGGGTACGCCGAGGGGCTCGCCGCGATGCTCGGCGACCAGGGCCTGCCCGAGGCGCGGCAGCTCGCCGACGAGATCAACGAGGCTGTGGCCGCCGGAATGGCCCGCTCGATAGCGCCCCCGCCCGGACGGCCCACACGCCGTCCGGAAGGCTCCGCACAGCAGCAGGAGGCCGGCACGGCCACCGGCGTGAGCACGGCCGGTGCGACGAGCGCGGCGGGTGCGGCGGGCGCGGGCACGGCCCCCGTCGGCGGCACGGCCGCCGGCCCTCCGGGTCCGGCCGCTACCCCGAGCCCGGCCGCCGGCAACCAGACCCCGGCCCCGGCCGGCGGCCCGGTCAACTACCAGCACCCGCGCCGCGCCGCCACCCCGAAGCCCCAGCCCCAGCCCCAGCCGGACGGCGCCGAGGGGCAGCCCGTCGCCGGGGACGCGCCCGGCTGGTCGATGGAGGAGCGGCTCTACAACCAGGTGTGGGGCATGTTCGAGGACCTCGCCCGCACCGTCGCGGCCTACCGCTCCGCCGTCGACTTCGCCGACTCCCGGATGGAGCGCGAGCTGGAGAAGGTGCTGGACGACCCGCGCACCCGCGTCGGCCCCGTGGCCGACGCGGCCCGCAGCGAGGCCAGGGCCAAGCACAGCAGCCTTGTCGCGCAGGCACAGACTGTGCTCGACCGGGACATCGACCAGCTGGTGGCCGAATCGCAGGTGGTCGAGCCCGCGCTCCCGCCCGCGCTGGCCCGCTGGGACAACCCCGTCTGGCAGGCGTACCAGCCGCCCACCGAGCGCCCGATGGCCCTGCGTGTGGGCGACCTCAGCCTTCCGGAGGGCTCGGGGCTGCGCATCCCCATGCTGTTGCGGCTCCCGCTGGACCGTGGCCTGTGGATCGACAGCGGACGCTCCTCCGGCAGCGAGGGCCTCGCCCATGGCGACGAGGTGCGGCAGCTCGCGGCGCAGACGGCGACGGCGCTGGCGGCCCGCCTTATCGCCGTTCATCCGGCGGGCGAGTTCTCGGTGCACGTCATCGACCCGGCGGGCTCGGCATCCGGTGCGCTCGCCCCGCTGGTGGAATCCGGTGCGCTGCACGAGCCTCCCGCCGTGGGAGCGGCGGGTGTCTCCGCCGTGCTGGAGCGGCTGACCCAGCGCGTGGACCTGGTGCAGATGGCTGTGCGCAGCGGCGCCACCGACGCCCTGCCCGACGACCTCGACATCGGCGACCAGCTGCTGATCGTCCACGACTTCCCGCACGGCTTCGACGACCGCGCCGTCACCCAGCTCCGTTACTTGGCGGACGAGGGCCCCTCGGTCGGGGTGGGTCTGATGATGGTCGCGGACCGCGACGAGGCCCGCGGGTACGGGCCCGTGCTCGACCCCCTGTGGCGCTCCCTGATGCGGCTGACGCCGGTGCCCGACGACCACCTGGCCGACCCCTGGGTCGGGCACGCGTGGACGTACGAGCCGCCGCTGGCGCCCAGCGGCAGCCAGGTGCTGCCGCTGGTGCTGCGCCGGATCGTGGCCGCGCGCCAGTCCTACGGGGGCTGAGTTCCGCCCGAACGTCTTGTTCCCCGGGGCCGCTCGGGCCGTCGGTCCACGTCCTGGACGCTCACTTTGCCTTTATATGGGATTGCTTTACTCTTTCTTTCAACGGAGGGGAGTATTCCCAGCCACGCGGTGACCCCGTCAGTACGGACCGGCAGGACGGTCCCGGGGCGCCGGCCCGGTCCGCCTTGGGCGGCGAGACCAGGGTGGAAGAGACCTCCGGCCCATGCTCGTAGCCAAGCCGGAGGATTTTGTGGACGTCTCCATGACCATCTGGGCGCTGACCATCGTCGGTCTCTGCGCCCTCATCGCCGCCGACTTCTTCATCGGTGGCCGAAAACCGCATGACGTCTCCCTCAAGGAGGCGGGGATCTGGACCACCGTCTGGGTCGTGCTGGCCGCGCTCTTCGGAGTCGGCCTGCTGCTCACCGGCAACGGCCAAGCGTCCGGCGAGTTCTTCGCGGGCTTCATCACGGAGAAGTCGCTCAGCGTCGACAACCTGTTCGTCTTCGTCCTGATCATGGCGAAGTTCTCGGTGCCCTCGATCTACCAGCAGCGGGTGCTGATGGTGGGTGTCCTGATAGCGCTGGTGCTGCGCGGCATCTTCATC
This sequence is a window from Streptomyces sp. NBC_01775. Protein-coding genes within it:
- a CDS encoding TerD family protein, which translates into the protein MTAELVRGQNHLLPVTRVEIRVSAGTPVIAGATLNDEQGRMRDTGWFAHPAEPQLPGLEVSRQAAAVHRLAVDLAALPEDAHRVNVLLALPAGVGGPTSFAGLATPFVAVTGLDGEEIASYTVEGLSAESAVVTLELYRKQDAWKVRAVGQGYAEGLAAMLGDQGLPEARQLADEINEAVAAGMARSIAPPPGRPTRRPEGSAQQQEAGTATGVSTAGATSAAGAAGAGTAPVGGTAAGPPGPAATPSPAAGNQTPAPAGGPVNYQHPRRAATPKPQPQPQPDGAEGQPVAGDAPGWSMEERLYNQVWGMFEDLARTVAAYRSAVDFADSRMERELEKVLDDPRTRVGPVADAARSEARAKHSSLVAQAQTVLDRDIDQLVAESQVVEPALPPALARWDNPVWQAYQPPTERPMALRVGDLSLPEGSGLRIPMLLRLPLDRGLWIDSGRSSGSEGLAHGDEVRQLAAQTATALAARLIAVHPAGEFSVHVIDPAGSASGALAPLVESGALHEPPAVGAAGVSAVLERLTQRVDLVQMAVRSGATDALPDDLDIGDQLLIVHDFPHGFDDRAVTQLRYLADEGPSVGVGLMMVADRDEARGYGPVLDPLWRSLMRLTPVPDDHLADPWVGHAWTYEPPLAPSGSQVLPLVLRRIVAARQSYGG
- a CDS encoding TerD family protein, with the protein product MSVNLSKGQAISLQKSDGGTLTAVRMGLGWQAAPRRGLFGKRTKEIDLDASAVLFADKQPVDVVFFRHLVSDDGSVKHTGDNLVGGAGQGGDDEAIMVDLQRVPVHIDQIVFTVNSFTGQTFAEVENAFCRIVDETNGQEIARYTLTGGGDYTAQIMAKVHRQGSGWQMTAIGDAANGRTFQDLIPVILPKL
- the uvrB gene encoding excinuclease ABC subunit UvrB, which gives rise to MRPNTEIERKVAPFEVVSPYQPSGDQPTAIAELAQRVTGGEKDVVLLGATGTGKSATTAWMIEKLQRPTLVMAPNKTLAAQLANEFRELLPNNAVEYFVSYYDYYQPEAYVPQTDTYIEKDSSINEEVERLRHSATNSLLTRRDVVVVASVSCIYGLGTPQEYVDRMVPLKVGEEFDRDQLLRRFVDIQYTRNDVSFTRGTFRVRGDTIEIFPVYEELAVRIEMFGDEIEALSTLHPLTGEVISDDQELYVFPASHYVAGPERMERAINAIEAELTETLTSMEKQGKLLEAQRLRMRTTYDIEMMRQIGTCSGIENYSRHIDGRDPGTAPHTLLDYFPDDFLLVIDESHQTVPQIGAMYEGDAARKRTLIDHGFRLPSAMDNRPLKWEEFLERIEQTVYLSATPGPYELARSDGFVEQVIRPTGLIDPEVVVKPTDGQIDDLVHEIRAREERNERVLVTTLTKKMAEDLTDYFVELGIQVRYLHSDVDTLRRIELLRELRSGEYDVLVGINLLREGLDLPEVSLVAILDADKEGFLRSGTSLIQTIGRAARNVSGQVHMYADKITPGMERAIEETNRRREKQTAYNEEHGIDPEPLRKKIGDIVADIVREEIDTEALLDTGYRQRDETGKGGKAAKGKAPTPAKGKAKAGELTDRPAADLAETIEELTERMRAAAAELQFEVAARLRDEVGELKKELRQMKEAGLK